One window from the genome of Rariglobus hedericola encodes:
- a CDS encoding PEP-CTERM sorting domain-containing protein, which yields MNTLHRLLALPVLALTVATANAGTFAEINLVDNSLADWTGIVASATNTGAGPVDQIFVSNNDTRLFILITFKTNTNILTDGFRLNIDSDGNANTGFHTYGTPSIGSEVLFEGDTAYRQADGVYSTGTSAPFSLLIGPYNQAVAALEFGIVRTAMVDSTPIFQSGTINLATYFESPGSSSLIGPINYTFASAVPEPSTYAALAGMGVLTLAFFRRRR from the coding sequence ATGAACACGCTCCACCGCCTGCTCGCCCTCCCGGTCCTCGCCCTGACCGTTGCCACCGCTAACGCCGGAACATTCGCCGAGATCAACTTGGTTGATAACAGCCTTGCCGACTGGACCGGCATTGTTGCGTCCGCCACCAACACCGGCGCTGGACCGGTAGACCAAATCTTCGTGTCCAACAACGACACGCGCCTTTTTATCCTCATCACATTTAAGACAAACACCAATATTCTGACGGACGGCTTTCGTCTGAACATCGATAGCGATGGTAATGCAAACACCGGTTTCCACACTTACGGAACACCGAGCATAGGCTCGGAGGTTCTTTTTGAAGGAGACACCGCTTATCGCCAGGCAGACGGAGTGTATAGCACCGGAACATCGGCGCCTTTTTCCTTGCTCATCGGGCCTTACAACCAAGCCGTCGCCGCGCTTGAGTTCGGCATCGTCCGCACAGCCATGGTCGATAGCACGCCGATCTTCCAAAGTGGCACAATCAACTTGGCGACTTATTTTGAATCGCCCGGCAGCTCCTCACTCATCGGGCCGATCAACTACACCTTCGCCTCCGCCGTCCCCGAGCCCTCCACCTACGCAGCTCTCGCGGGCATGGGCGTCCTCACACT